A stretch of the Archangium violaceum genome encodes the following:
- a CDS encoding DUF2381 family protein, which translates to MTLCVMLFLAMRVSAAGEEARPAVRKPRLRAVTVSGGVEEVRVAARTATRIRFDTAVDAVRTRLEDGRGRFEPLLVSQGFLVVTPREELSTSEQVTLRVVLSDGTRVPFVLAASPTEVDVQVRVSRPGPVRVPSAGEVPSVVSAVWRERVRELRAGGVEWPERRRSRRSEGHAGRLAESMLVLAARSESPPGEVVSSLWHEGTGPEVVERRPFHSEGLSGFVVRVRNPDPLRPWVPGAVRVRHVEGGAEVEVLALRMGPRSLPPGGRGWLVIVTRALPEDGRARFELLLRGRKGVAL; encoded by the coding sequence ATGACTCTCTGCGTCATGCTGTTCCTGGCCATGCGTGTCTCCGCGGCGGGGGAGGAGGCGCGGCCGGCGGTTCGTAAGCCCAGGCTGCGCGCGGTCACGGTGTCGGGTGGGGTCGAGGAGGTACGCGTGGCCGCTCGGACGGCGACGCGGATCCGTTTCGACACCGCCGTGGACGCGGTGCGCACCCGCCTGGAGGATGGGCGCGGGCGCTTCGAGCCCTTGCTGGTGAGTCAGGGGTTCCTCGTCGTCACCCCGCGCGAGGAGCTCTCCACGTCCGAGCAGGTGACGCTGCGAGTGGTGTTGTCGGATGGCACGCGGGTGCCCTTCGTGCTCGCGGCGAGCCCCACCGAGGTGGACGTCCAGGTGCGCGTCTCTCGGCCCGGCCCGGTGCGGGTTCCCTCGGCGGGGGAGGTGCCGTCGGTCGTGTCCGCGGTGTGGCGCGAGCGCGTGCGGGAGCTGCGGGCCGGTGGCGTGGAGTGGCCCGAGCGCCGCCGCTCCCGCCGGAGCGAGGGTCACGCGGGCCGGCTCGCGGAGTCCATGCTGGTGCTCGCCGCGCGCTCGGAGTCACCGCCCGGGGAGGTGGTGTCATCGCTCTGGCACGAGGGCACCGGGCCCGAGGTGGTGGAGCGGCGTCCCTTCCACTCGGAAGGACTGTCCGGCTTCGTGGTGCGGGTGAGGAATCCGGATCCGCTGCGGCCCTGGGTGCCCGGCGCGGTGCGGGTGCGTCATGTGGAGGGAGGAGCGGAGGTGGAAGTGCTGGCGCTCCGCATGGGGCCCAGGTCGCTTCCTCCTGGGGGGCGGGGCTGGCTCGTCATCGTCACCCGGGCCCTGCCCGAGGACGGGAGGGCCCGTTTCGAGTTGCTGCTGCGTGGACGGAAGGGCGTCGCGTTGTGA
- a CDS encoding alpha/beta fold hydrolase, translating to MTDKARVVEPRSIQTKRLTMHTRMAGEDGFPVVFVHGNCSSSAFFETLLSRLPEGLRGIAPDLRGYGDTEPKPIDATRGMRDHSDDVASLMDTLGIQRALFVAHSAGAGVVMQLAIDHPERVAGLVLEAPVSPYGFGGTRDADGTPCWPDFAGSGGGTANPDFAQRLARKDRSAESQTSPRNVMNGCYVKPPFKAPNEEALLESVLSTRVGDAHYPGTFEKSPNWPGVAPGTTGMNNSFSPKYFNLSPFASIPQKPDVLWIRGADDVIVSDTSLFDFGYLGKLGAIPGWPGEETYPPQPMILQTRRLFERYAANGGRFHEEVLPETGHSPHVEKPQEFERLAFPFLLEHAR from the coding sequence ATGACCGACAAGGCCCGAGTCGTGGAGCCCCGCAGCATTCAGACGAAGCGGCTCACCATGCACACGCGCATGGCCGGAGAGGACGGCTTTCCGGTGGTGTTCGTGCACGGCAACTGTTCGTCCTCCGCCTTCTTCGAGACCCTGCTCTCGCGCCTTCCCGAGGGTCTACGCGGTATCGCGCCGGACCTGCGGGGCTACGGGGACACCGAGCCCAAGCCCATCGACGCCACGCGCGGCATGAGGGACCACAGCGACGACGTGGCCTCGCTGATGGACACGTTGGGCATCCAGCGCGCGCTCTTCGTGGCCCACTCGGCGGGCGCGGGCGTGGTGATGCAGTTGGCCATCGACCATCCGGAGCGCGTGGCCGGCCTGGTGCTGGAGGCGCCCGTGTCCCCGTATGGTTTTGGCGGCACGCGTGACGCGGACGGAACGCCGTGCTGGCCGGACTTCGCGGGCTCGGGTGGAGGCACCGCCAACCCGGACTTCGCGCAGCGCCTGGCCCGGAAGGATCGCTCGGCGGAGAGCCAGACGTCGCCGCGCAACGTGATGAACGGCTGCTACGTGAAGCCCCCCTTCAAGGCGCCCAACGAGGAGGCGCTGCTGGAGTCGGTGCTCTCCACCCGCGTGGGGGACGCGCACTACCCCGGCACCTTCGAGAAGAGCCCGAACTGGCCGGGCGTGGCGCCGGGCACCACGGGGATGAACAACTCCTTCTCACCCAAGTACTTCAACCTGAGCCCGTTCGCCTCCATCCCCCAGAAGCCGGACGTGCTGTGGATCCGCGGCGCGGACGACGTCATCGTCTCCGACACCTCGCTCTTCGACTTCGGCTACCTCGGCAAGCTGGGCGCCATCCCCGGCTGGCCCGGCGAGGAGACGTACCCGCCGCAGCCGATGATTCTCCAGACGCGCAGGCTCTTCGAGCGCTACGCGGCCAACGGCGGGCGCTTCCACGAGGAGGTGCTCCCGGAGACGGGCCACAGCCCGCACGTGGAGAAGCCCCAGGAGTTCGAGCGGCTCGCCTTCCCGTTCCTCCTGGAGCACGCCCGCTAG
- a CDS encoding esterase/lipase family protein has protein sequence MKTSLKLSLSAAALLAAPLAGAALPTDLAPYFDANSAPSNGYNVVGAYTPPSWSWGQIELLEGKQLFRSEYYNRRTEKLRDQDTYQSSEYPVRTYYGSLNQQLVNGFNLYYKNSCATTAGSTCPVPGPTRPEARFVLLHKGRKTAARTCNVNLTPTLLVHGAMQDGNVWLFPNGNDGTGSAYGGASQVTGFVQDLEAKGRCVYAVTFGNFHGDNFSQATHVANAVSRIKALHPGVPRVDVVAWSKGVLAADAWLTNAPSWTGFSTTRFFERMAAEQARAVPAYNDTVRVYVALSGPHRGIDLNFRHPIHTLTIASTSSNAPVGRGPMPWTYFSAFQCVNWGPDVPWYNNPYAESVCEGSGGTWPDYFRRIYVSNITSLDSTGKPVTGGTLKTMNVNQGVSSSSFNFDEYNMSMFGSVNDSGRYVNAYVGQLQAADDLRGTYAIPDRDTYEWSDVDQDEARYFPWVDQKLVYLAGGYLDSDHTQCKATAFDPVGSPCFAYHVQYAPGYETYAFGYYKYRIIQGLGIAAAKEMGGKFITRLSQRSLDSRLPSLYVLYGTTYGASTDARYETDGMACSTCSVNGDGVLFNASIAAMDQLTQHWTSTKKTASAKQEGMPYGHLEMGVTPAVWSKMSDHFASRD, from the coding sequence ATGAAGACGTCGTTGAAGCTGTCGCTCTCGGCGGCGGCGCTCCTGGCCGCACCCCTGGCCGGAGCCGCCCTGCCCACGGATCTGGCGCCCTACTTCGACGCGAATTCGGCGCCGAGCAACGGCTATAATGTCGTGGGGGCGTACACGCCGCCGAGCTGGTCCTGGGGGCAGATCGAACTGCTCGAGGGCAAGCAGCTCTTCCGCAGCGAGTACTACAACCGCCGCACGGAGAAACTGCGCGACCAGGACACCTACCAGTCCTCGGAGTATCCGGTCCGCACGTACTACGGCTCGCTCAACCAGCAGCTCGTGAACGGCTTCAACCTCTATTACAAGAACAGCTGCGCGACGACGGCGGGGAGCACCTGCCCCGTGCCGGGTCCCACGCGTCCCGAGGCGCGCTTCGTGCTGCTGCACAAGGGCCGGAAGACGGCAGCGCGCACCTGCAACGTGAACCTGACGCCCACGCTGCTGGTGCACGGCGCCATGCAGGACGGCAACGTATGGCTCTTCCCCAACGGCAACGACGGGACGGGCAGCGCGTACGGCGGCGCCTCGCAGGTGACGGGCTTCGTGCAGGACCTGGAGGCCAAGGGCCGCTGCGTCTACGCCGTCACCTTCGGCAACTTCCACGGCGACAACTTCAGCCAGGCCACCCACGTGGCCAACGCGGTGAGCCGCATCAAGGCGCTGCACCCGGGCGTGCCGCGCGTGGACGTGGTGGCGTGGAGCAAGGGCGTGCTCGCGGCGGACGCGTGGCTCACCAACGCGCCCAGCTGGACGGGCTTCAGCACCACGCGCTTCTTCGAGCGCATGGCGGCGGAGCAGGCCAGGGCGGTGCCGGCCTACAATGACACGGTGCGCGTCTACGTGGCGCTGAGCGGTCCGCACCGGGGCATCGACCTGAACTTCCGCCACCCCATCCACACGCTCACCATCGCCAGCACGTCGAGCAACGCGCCGGTGGGCCGCGGCCCCATGCCGTGGACGTACTTCTCCGCCTTCCAGTGCGTGAACTGGGGCCCGGACGTGCCCTGGTACAACAACCCCTACGCGGAGAGCGTGTGCGAGGGCTCCGGCGGAACCTGGCCGGACTACTTCCGCCGCATCTACGTCTCCAACATCACCAGCCTGGACTCCACGGGCAAGCCCGTCACGGGCGGCACGTTGAAGACGATGAATGTGAACCAGGGCGTCTCGTCGAGCTCGTTCAACTTCGACGAGTACAACATGAGCATGTTCGGCAGCGTGAACGACAGCGGCAGGTACGTGAACGCGTACGTGGGCCAGCTCCAGGCGGCGGATGACCTGCGCGGCACCTACGCCATCCCGGACCGCGACACCTACGAGTGGTCGGACGTGGACCAGGACGAGGCGCGCTACTTCCCATGGGTGGACCAGAAGCTCGTGTACCTCGCGGGGGGCTACCTGGACAGCGACCACACCCAGTGCAAAGCCACGGCGTTCGACCCGGTGGGCAGCCCCTGCTTCGCCTACCACGTGCAATACGCGCCAGGCTACGAGACATACGCCTTTGGCTATTACAAGTACCGCATCATCCAGGGCCTGGGCATCGCGGCGGCGAAGGAGATGGGCGGCAAGTTCATCACCCGGCTGTCCCAGCGCAGCCTGGATTCGCGGCTGCCCTCGCTCTACGTCCTCTACGGCACCACGTACGGGGCGAGCACGGACGCGCGCTACGAGACGGACGGCATGGCGTGCAGCACCTGCTCGGTGAACGGTGACGGCGTGCTGTTCAACGCGAGCATCGCCGCGATGGACCAGCTCACCCAGCACTGGACGTCCACCAAGAAGACCGCGTCCGCCAAACAGGAGGGCATGCCCTACGGCCACCTGGAGATGGGTGTCACCCCGGCCGTGTGGAGCAAGATGTCGGACCACTTCGCCTCGCGCGACTAG
- a CDS encoding alpha/beta fold hydrolase, whose translation MMKTRALGLLVLAGLSTGCVTSYKSRPPLSFQELDYSSLEGKPWPVKRLSLPDTAATHGTARVPEVAYVELNPEGRQTILFIHGLGSYLKFWRYQLDAFAEQGYRVIAVDLPGYGKSDKPASFPYTMEAMGDAVHELARKLGADKPILVGHSMGGQTALSYAIRYPEDLKALVLTSPAGFEKFSPREKAWFKRSFSTSLIQNASEYGIWGSVRQSNFERWRPELEWLIEERVRVAKSPEFDAYAYANVRTVDGLAHDDFVRDSLERVTVPTLIIYGEDDRLIPNPFLHGGEARGVMAYGHEHIRGSTLVGLERCGHTIQMDCPQEYNARVLAFLKGLE comes from the coding sequence ATCATGAAGACTCGTGCTCTGGGCCTGCTCGTGCTGGCGGGCCTCTCCACCGGGTGCGTCACCTCGTACAAGTCGCGCCCGCCCCTGTCCTTCCAGGAACTCGACTACTCCTCGCTCGAGGGCAAACCCTGGCCGGTGAAGCGGCTCTCCCTGCCCGATACCGCGGCCACCCATGGCACCGCACGCGTGCCCGAGGTCGCCTACGTCGAACTCAACCCCGAGGGCAGGCAGACCATCCTCTTCATCCATGGCCTGGGCTCGTACCTGAAGTTCTGGCGCTACCAGCTCGACGCCTTCGCCGAGCAGGGCTACCGCGTCATCGCCGTGGACCTGCCCGGCTACGGCAAGTCAGACAAGCCCGCCTCCTTCCCGTACACCATGGAGGCCATGGGTGATGCGGTGCACGAGCTCGCCCGGAAGCTGGGCGCGGACAAGCCCATCCTCGTCGGGCACTCCATGGGTGGGCAGACGGCGCTCTCGTATGCCATCCGTTACCCGGAAGATTTGAAGGCGCTCGTGCTCACCTCGCCCGCGGGCTTCGAGAAGTTCAGCCCCAGGGAGAAGGCCTGGTTCAAGCGCTCCTTCAGCACCTCGCTCATCCAGAACGCCTCCGAGTACGGCATCTGGGGCAGCGTGCGTCAGTCCAACTTCGAGCGCTGGCGGCCGGAGCTCGAGTGGCTCATCGAGGAGCGCGTGCGCGTGGCGAAGAGCCCCGAGTTCGACGCCTACGCCTACGCCAACGTGCGCACCGTGGATGGGCTCGCCCATGACGACTTCGTGCGCGACAGCCTGGAGCGCGTCACCGTGCCCACGCTCATCATCTACGGCGAGGATGACCGCCTCATCCCCAACCCCTTCCTCCACGGAGGCGAGGCGCGCGGCGTCATGGCGTACGGCCACGAGCACATCCGAGGCTCGACGCTGGTGGGCCTGGAGCGCTGCGGCCACACCATCCAGATGGACTGCCCCCAGGAGTACAACGCGCGGGTGCTCGCGTTCCTGAAGGGCCTGGAATGA
- a CDS encoding class I adenylate-forming enzyme family protein, producing the protein MFIGDWMGRGATYWPEHTAVVDVARGESGRFSYRDMNARAEALAGWLRDVAGVSRGERVGLVAHNGVEYLDVFFACGKLGAIFVPFNWRLHAQELTDLVRDTGPRVLFFSDDFREGLAAVHAQVGDALKLVHLEGQGLPGSRPYAEALAHVSGSKVTNEQVSEEDIICLLFTGGTTGRSKGARISYRMVAWNTLNTLIHEVRPGDITVTHTPMFHTGGLLVYTVPILTCGGTVVLMRRWDADEMLRLVEQEKVTLFFAVPTQYQQMYDSPRFRSADLSSVRFVTSGGAPLPVPLLQAWQAVHKVPFKQGFGMTEFGPGIFSMGPEFAMSKAGSIGRPNYFVDARLVDDDGRDVPEGATGELILKAPSMCSGYFENAEATAEAIDANGWFHTGDLAHRDADGFFFINGRKKDMFISGGENVYPLELETALYEHPAVQACAVVGVPDPKWGEVGRAFVVLKPGAQATAEALLEHLRGRVARYKVPKKVELVTSLPVSAAGKILKRELRERAIAADRS; encoded by the coding sequence ATGTTCATCGGCGACTGGATGGGCCGGGGGGCCACCTACTGGCCCGAGCACACGGCAGTGGTGGATGTGGCCAGGGGGGAGTCCGGCCGCTTCTCCTACCGGGACATGAACGCGCGGGCCGAGGCGCTCGCGGGCTGGCTGCGTGACGTGGCCGGCGTGTCCCGGGGTGAGCGGGTGGGCCTGGTGGCCCACAACGGCGTGGAGTACCTGGATGTCTTCTTCGCCTGCGGCAAGCTGGGGGCCATCTTCGTCCCCTTCAACTGGCGCCTGCACGCGCAGGAGCTGACGGACCTGGTGCGCGACACCGGTCCTCGCGTGCTCTTCTTCAGCGATGACTTCCGCGAGGGCCTCGCGGCGGTGCACGCGCAGGTGGGGGACGCGCTGAAGCTCGTCCACCTGGAAGGGCAGGGGCTGCCCGGGAGCCGCCCGTACGCCGAGGCGCTCGCGCACGTGTCCGGCTCGAAGGTGACGAACGAGCAGGTGAGCGAGGAGGACATCATCTGTCTGCTCTTCACCGGCGGCACCACGGGCAGGTCGAAGGGCGCGCGCATCAGCTACCGCATGGTGGCGTGGAACACGCTCAACACGCTCATCCACGAGGTGCGGCCCGGGGACATCACGGTGACGCACACGCCCATGTTCCACACGGGCGGGTTGCTCGTCTACACGGTGCCGATCCTCACCTGCGGCGGCACGGTGGTGCTCATGCGCCGTTGGGACGCGGATGAGATGCTGCGGCTGGTGGAGCAGGAGAAGGTGACGCTCTTCTTCGCCGTGCCCACGCAGTACCAGCAGATGTATGACTCGCCGCGCTTCCGCTCGGCGGACCTGTCCAGCGTGCGCTTCGTCACGAGCGGTGGCGCGCCGCTGCCGGTGCCTCTGCTGCAGGCGTGGCAGGCCGTCCACAAGGTGCCCTTCAAGCAGGGCTTCGGCATGACGGAGTTCGGCCCCGGCATCTTCAGCATGGGCCCCGAGTTCGCCATGTCCAAGGCTGGCTCCATCGGCCGGCCCAACTACTTCGTCGACGCGCGGCTGGTGGATGACGACGGCCGCGACGTGCCCGAGGGCGCCACGGGCGAGCTCATCCTCAAGGCCCCTTCCATGTGCTCGGGCTACTTCGAGAACGCGGAGGCCACGGCCGAGGCCATCGACGCGAACGGCTGGTTCCACACGGGGGACCTGGCGCACCGCGACGCGGACGGCTTCTTCTTCATCAACGGGCGCAAGAAGGACATGTTCATCTCCGGCGGAGAGAACGTGTATCCGCTCGAGCTGGAGACGGCGCTCTACGAGCACCCCGCCGTGCAGGCGTGCGCGGTGGTGGGCGTGCCCGACCCCAAATGGGGCGAGGTGGGGCGTGCCTTCGTGGTGCTCAAGCCGGGTGCGCAGGCCACGGCCGAGGCACTGCTGGAGCACCTGCGTGGCCGGGTGGCCCGCTACAAGGTCCCGAAGAAGGTGGAGCTGGTGACGTCCCTGCCCGTGTCCGCGGCGGGGAAGATCCTCAAGCGCGAGCTTCGCGAGCGGGCCATCGCGGCCGACAGGAGCTGA
- a CDS encoding 3-oxoacyl-ACP synthase III family protein: MRYANILATGRYVPEKVLTNADVERILGEKVDEWLQQNVGIKQRHLMADDQVTSDLCVGAAKQAMERAGVKPGELDLIIIATDTPDYLSPATASVVQAKLGASNAGTYDLNCACAGWVTALDVASKTIAADDSYNRVLVVGAYGMSRYINWKDKKTCTLFADGAGAVVLGAGDKPGFMGAKLLAAGEYHDALGVYTGGTYRPSTAETVALTNGKPAVQFVRKFPATFNTERWPMLLKQLLERAKLTMNDVDHFVFTQLNLRTIEATMKVLEQPMSKTNWTMDKWGYTGSACIPMTLDDAVVEGRVKKGDLVALCASGGGLAMASALYRWTA, encoded by the coding sequence ATGAGATACGCCAACATCCTGGCCACCGGCCGCTACGTCCCCGAGAAGGTCCTCACCAACGCCGACGTGGAGCGCATCCTCGGCGAGAAGGTGGACGAGTGGCTCCAGCAGAACGTGGGCATCAAGCAGCGCCACCTGATGGCGGATGACCAGGTGACGTCCGACCTGTGCGTGGGCGCCGCGAAGCAGGCGATGGAGCGCGCGGGCGTGAAGCCGGGCGAGCTGGATCTCATCATCATCGCGACGGACACGCCGGACTACCTGAGCCCGGCCACGGCCTCGGTGGTGCAGGCGAAGCTGGGGGCCAGCAACGCGGGCACGTACGACCTCAACTGCGCGTGCGCGGGCTGGGTGACGGCGCTGGACGTGGCGAGCAAGACGATCGCCGCGGACGACAGCTACAACCGCGTGCTGGTGGTGGGCGCGTACGGGATGTCCCGGTACATCAACTGGAAGGACAAGAAGACCTGCACGCTCTTCGCGGACGGCGCGGGCGCGGTGGTGCTGGGCGCGGGTGACAAGCCCGGCTTCATGGGCGCGAAGCTGCTGGCGGCGGGCGAGTACCACGACGCGCTGGGTGTCTACACGGGCGGCACGTACCGGCCCTCCACGGCGGAGACGGTGGCGCTCACCAACGGCAAGCCCGCGGTGCAGTTCGTGCGCAAGTTCCCCGCCACCTTCAACACCGAGCGCTGGCCCATGCTGCTCAAGCAGCTGCTGGAGCGGGCGAAGCTGACGATGAACGACGTGGACCACTTCGTCTTCACGCAGCTCAACCTGCGCACCATCGAGGCCACGATGAAGGTGCTGGAGCAGCCCATGTCCAAGACGAACTGGACCATGGACAAGTGGGGCTACACCGGCTCGGCCTGCATCCCCATGACGCTGGATGACGCGGTGGTGGAGGGCCGGGTGAAGAAGGGCGACCTGGTGGCCCTGTGCGCCAGCGGCGGCGGCCTGGCGATGGCCTCCGCGCTCTACCGCTGGACGGCCTGA
- a CDS encoding TetR/AcrR family transcriptional regulator — MNRSSTSPAERLVPATPRGQRTRLRVLQAAERVFGEKGYERASIADITREAEVALGTFYVYFPDKLSVFVEVVDELGARLRRLISEAVAGCEGRLEVEREGLRTFFQFVGENRNLYRIVRQAEFVDEACYRRYYDRFARGYVSGLERAMDAGEVRRMDPEALAYCLMGLSDFLGMRWVLWEGEGGLEHVLDTAMDFIRHGMDACPAGAGNGNKKGPRKPRASRSKTR, encoded by the coding sequence ATGAATCGGTCTTCAACTTCGCCAGCCGAACGCCTCGTTCCAGCGACCCCGCGAGGGCAGCGCACGCGCCTGCGGGTCTTGCAGGCGGCGGAGCGTGTCTTCGGAGAGAAGGGCTACGAGCGCGCCTCCATCGCGGATATTACCCGGGAGGCGGAAGTGGCGTTGGGGACTTTCTACGTCTACTTCCCGGACAAGCTGTCCGTCTTCGTGGAGGTGGTGGACGAGCTGGGGGCGCGGCTGCGCCGGCTCATCTCCGAGGCGGTGGCGGGGTGTGAGGGCCGGCTCGAGGTGGAGCGCGAGGGCCTGCGTACCTTCTTCCAGTTCGTGGGGGAGAACCGCAACCTGTACCGCATCGTCCGGCAGGCCGAGTTCGTCGACGAGGCGTGCTACCGGCGCTACTACGACCGCTTCGCGCGGGGCTACGTGTCGGGGCTCGAGCGCGCCATGGACGCGGGCGAGGTGCGGCGCATGGATCCAGAGGCGCTGGCCTACTGCCTGATGGGCCTGAGTGACTTCCTGGGCATGCGCTGGGTGCTGTGGGAGGGCGAGGGCGGCCTGGAGCACGTGCTGGACACCGCGATGGATTTCATCCGCCACGGCATGGATGCATGTCCGGCCGGGGCAGGCAATGGCAACAAGAAGGGGCCGCGCAAGCCGCGCGCCTCGCGGAGCAAGACGCGATGA
- a CDS encoding SDR family oxidoreductase: MQLKDMKVIVTGGARGMGAHFATRLHEAGAQVAVGDVNEEQFASLPAAIHRRRLDVSKEEECVSFVQWAHEAMGGLNGLINNAGILRDSLLVKKDKATGEVKKLSTADWNAVIGVNLTGATFMVREVVAKMVQTDQRPGVIVNMSSIARHGNRGQSNYVSAKAALAANTVTWSREFAPFGIRVGAVAPGMVETPMTQGMNQKARDALVANIPVGRIGLPEDLWLAVKFVLECDYFNGRTIDVDGGLNM, encoded by the coding sequence ATGCAACTCAAGGACATGAAGGTCATCGTCACGGGCGGCGCGCGGGGCATGGGCGCCCACTTCGCCACGCGCCTGCACGAGGCCGGCGCGCAGGTCGCCGTGGGAGATGTGAACGAGGAGCAGTTCGCCTCGCTGCCCGCCGCCATCCACCGCCGCCGCCTGGACGTGTCCAAGGAGGAGGAGTGTGTCTCCTTCGTGCAGTGGGCCCACGAGGCCATGGGCGGCCTCAATGGCCTCATCAACAACGCCGGCATCCTCCGCGACTCGCTGCTGGTGAAGAAGGACAAGGCCACCGGTGAGGTGAAGAAGCTGTCCACCGCGGACTGGAACGCCGTCATCGGCGTCAACCTCACCGGCGCCACCTTCATGGTGCGTGAGGTGGTGGCGAAGATGGTGCAGACGGATCAGCGCCCCGGCGTCATCGTCAACATGAGCTCCATCGCCCGGCACGGCAACCGCGGGCAGAGCAACTACGTGTCCGCCAAGGCCGCGCTCGCCGCCAACACCGTCACCTGGTCGCGCGAGTTCGCCCCCTTCGGCATCCGCGTGGGCGCCGTGGCCCCCGGCATGGTGGAGACGCCGATGACGCAGGGCATGAACCAGAAGGCCCGCGACGCGCTGGTGGCCAACATCCCCGTGGGCCGCATCGGCCTGCCCGAGGACCTGTGGCTCGCGGTGAAGTTCGTCCTCGAGTGTGACTACTTCAACGGTCGCACCATCGACGTGGACGGCGGCCTCAACATGTAG
- the popC gene encoding subtilisin-like protease PopC gives MKSYLLVPKESIETRARPGVRGTEQGERVLQRTTALQFMISGRAPDMLRSLGLRSATLPGRLPEVSTPPTPPKKKKSTRSRSRKGEVQLVATEGPVMEPASATASDVGTYRHMPLIGATMAHFTSEKAERIAKEELGRDFEFIPDTVQLTFPGPVSAGQLGPRNRGLSSLVNREWPEECGVNAAHAQGIKGAGVMLGILDTGVDADHPEHQDRVIQFRYVSLFPNSPQNPARDVRGFDPDGHGTHVAGIAAGLFHGVAPEVDLYVASVIESETIRTSLGRVAAGMEWLLHQFSRPENSMRPAVVNMSLGFPMQPPPGVSDMEYRLNIRALQTLVRRLVDSNVLPVVAAGNGGAGTAGYPAGFPEALAVGAVDFAKRVASFSASGVVNQRPVPDVMGYGVNVYSSTERRCNNQAFYERMSGTSMAAPYVAGLAALYRCRSPDLTALEVRDLILDNVLRLPKTPAGRAGRGLAVYK, from the coding sequence ATGAAGTCCTATCTCCTGGTTCCGAAGGAGTCGATCGAGACCCGCGCCCGTCCGGGCGTGCGGGGCACGGAGCAGGGAGAGCGTGTGCTGCAGCGCACCACCGCCCTTCAGTTCATGATCAGCGGGCGGGCACCGGACATGCTGCGGAGTCTCGGGTTGCGCTCGGCCACCCTTCCCGGTCGCCTGCCCGAGGTGAGCACCCCTCCCACCCCGCCGAAGAAGAAGAAGTCGACGCGAAGCCGGAGCCGCAAGGGCGAGGTCCAGCTGGTGGCCACCGAGGGTCCGGTGATGGAGCCGGCCTCGGCGACCGCCTCGGACGTGGGCACCTACCGTCACATGCCGCTCATCGGCGCCACCATGGCCCACTTCACCTCGGAGAAGGCCGAGCGCATCGCCAAGGAGGAGCTCGGGCGGGACTTCGAGTTCATCCCGGACACGGTGCAGCTCACCTTCCCGGGCCCGGTGTCCGCGGGCCAGCTCGGTCCTCGCAACCGGGGCCTGTCCTCGCTCGTCAACCGGGAGTGGCCCGAGGAGTGCGGCGTCAACGCCGCCCACGCCCAGGGCATCAAGGGCGCCGGCGTGATGCTCGGCATCCTCGACACCGGCGTGGACGCGGACCACCCCGAGCACCAGGACCGCGTCATCCAGTTCCGCTACGTGTCGCTCTTTCCCAACTCGCCGCAGAACCCGGCGCGCGACGTGCGCGGCTTCGACCCGGACGGCCACGGCACCCACGTGGCCGGCATCGCCGCGGGCCTGTTCCACGGCGTCGCTCCGGAGGTGGACCTCTACGTCGCCTCCGTCATCGAGTCCGAAACCATACGCACGAGCCTGGGCCGTGTAGCCGCCGGCATGGAATGGCTGCTACACCAGTTCTCTCGGCCCGAGAACTCCATGCGCCCGGCGGTGGTGAACATGTCCCTGGGCTTCCCCATGCAGCCGCCTCCAGGAGTCAGCGACATGGAGTACCGCCTGAACATCCGCGCGCTGCAGACGCTGGTGCGCCGGCTGGTGGACTCCAACGTGCTGCCCGTGGTGGCGGCCGGCAATGGAGGCGCTGGCACGGCAGGCTACCCCGCGGGCTTCCCAGAGGCCCTGGCCGTGGGGGCGGTCGACTTCGCGAAGCGCGTGGCCAGCTTTTCGGCAAGTGGCGTGGTGAATCAGCGCCCTGTCCCCGACGTGATGGGTTACGGCGTGAACGTCTACTCGAGCACAGAACGAAGGTGTAACAACCAGGCGTTCTATGAACGAATGAGCGGAACGAGCATGGCCGCCCCTTACGTCGCGGGTCTGGCCGCGCTATATCGCTGCCGTTCCCCGGACTTGACGGCACTCGAGGTCAGGGATTTGATTCTGGACAATGTGCTGAGACTGCCCAAGACCCCCGCGGGACGCGCCGGCAGGGGTCTGGCGGTTTACAAGTGA